A single genomic interval of Dysidea avara chromosome 8, odDysAvar1.4, whole genome shotgun sequence harbors:
- the LOC136264245 gene encoding uncharacterized protein, producing the protein MNSTEESRLCICCKKYKKTLSAMLSRRRKDQKTHPSSHTTYANLSASEKDERLRNLHQESKKAKLRVCRLQEKISTAATQDGVTLNVDLYDDMKAMMDATTKQVHSMYPEGSFQCLFWDQQQTACSIKDSRSMKWHPLVIKWSLYLRHLSGKSYELLRKTGCIKLPSQRTLRDYTHYTSTTIGFSAETDRELYDIAFLSNELNRYVFLVMDEVHIKTDLVYDKHQGSLIGFVNLGNTNNRLLEFENALGETQHEQQLASSMLVLMVRGIFQKLNYPYAQFACNNLSGELMFDPVWEAISRLERMGFRVLGITCDGASSNCRLWKLHNAKDEMVYKVPNPFAREGPRDLLFISDPPHLLKTIRNSWNSNKRKLWCNGKEISWGHLEQLYLDDTGGPQAVPQQGGVIRQVKKLRYEHVYLTTFSKMRVDLAAQALSETVAKSLEENYGEEVQETVKFVKMIDKFFDCFNVSNAVTGYHSRKSFKDPYTSKKDFRLQWLEEEFLPYLENWEKSVYEREGFSPKQKEMMLMPRETRLGITVTVKSFVELVKYIFTIPGVKIFLSERLCQDPLENYFGCQRKRGGRHENPNVNDFCKNSQALKVINSVCGSISKGNCHGKKQSIDIEQESRPLKKRCKAKCRDKSYSKLIKPPRVFKSKLKLLAAKKVKKKSFAPRKELFTASKYLDIPVQKVVTVDMPASSSDNPNSNDVPAPVLNEKATSDVTEASHESCSNDQVKSHKHQQTSAEVDIVEMDEKDTLAGSHDRNDVTEMDISFEQKAHSTDDDMISEALGPGPAEEELSRCCTITLTRHDFWTLKDTGWLNDQVINCYMKLVAEANTDVYVYSTFFYPKLVRFGSQAVCRWTKETDLFSKRLLLVPVHLGEHWCLASISTADLQIVYYDPLHEPNPACLEALKSYILEKSSNCASTTEWNCSTSQGVPQQTNNSDCGVFVCRIAQCLANKTSFNFSQCDMASIRRQMVLELLLQKLLP; encoded by the exons ATGAACAGTACAGAAGAGTCCAGGCTGTGCATATGTTGTaagaaatacaagaaaacactatCAGCTATGCTGTCACGTCGCCGAAAAGATCAGAAGACTCATCCCAGCAGTCATACAACTTATGCGAATTTGAGTGCGTCTGAAAAAGATGAGCGCTTGAGAAATCTACACCAGGAGAGCAAAAAAGCAAAGCTTCGTGTTTGTCGATTACAAGAGAAGATTTCAACTGCAGCTACCCAAGACGGTGTAACCTTAAATGTTGATCTGTATGATGATATGAAGGCTATGATGGATGCAACCACAAAGCAAGTACATTCTATGTATCCAGAAGGATCTTTTCAATGCCTTTTTTGGGACCAACAGCAAACAGCATGCTCTATAAAGGACTCTCGGTCAATGAAGTGGCACCCACTAGTCATTAAGTGGAGCTTGTATCTCAGACATTTATCTGGAAAATCATATGAACTACTGCGGAAAACAGGGTGCATCAAACTGCCTTCACAAAGAACACTGCGTGATTACACCCACTATACATCAACTACCATCGGCTTCTCTGCAGAAACAGATCGAGAGCTTTACGACATTGCTTTTTTGAGTAACGAGCTTAACAGATATGTCTTCTTAGTCATGGATGAAGTTCATATCAAGACTGACCTTGTATATGATAAACACCAGGGTTCTTTAATCGGCTTTGTCAATCTAGGCAACACTAACAATAGACTGCTTGAATTTGAGAATGCTTTAGGTGAGACACAACATGAACAACAACTCGCAAGTTCAATGTTGGTGCTAATGGTGAGAGGCATTTTTCAGAAGTTGAACTACCCATATGCGCAGTTTGCTTGTAACAACCTCAGTGGAGAGTTGATGTTTGACCCTGTGTGGGAGGCAATATCAAGGCTTGAGAGAATGGGCTTCCGTGTTTTAGGAATTACGTGTGATGGTGCATCATCAAATTGTCGATTGTGGAAACTCCACAATGCCAAAGATGAAATGGTCTACAAAGTACCCAACCCTTTTGCACGAGAGGGACCACGTGACTTGCTTTTCATATCTGATCCTCCTCATTTGCTAAAAACAATTAGAAATAGCTGGAACAGTAACAAACGAAAATTATGG TGCAATGGTAAAGAAATATCATGGGGGCACTTAGAACAACTTTACCTTGATGATACAGGAGGACCACAAGCAGTACCCCAACAAGGAGGAGTTATTAGACAAGTGAAAAAGCTGAGGTACGAGCATGTTTATTTAACGACGTTTTCGAAGATGAGAGTGGATTTAGCTGCACAA gctCTTAGTGAGACAGTGGCTAAGTCGCTTGAAGAGAATTATGGTGAAGAAGTACAGGAAACAGTCAAGTTTGTTAAAATGATCGATAAGTTTTTTGATTGCTTCAATGTATCCAATGCTGTTACTGGATACCACAGCAGGAAATCATTCAAAGATCCCTACACTTCTAAAAAGGATTTTCGTTTGCAA TGGCTTGAAGAAGAATTTTTGCCTTACTTGGAGAACTGGGAGAAAAGTGTCTATGAAAGGGAAGGATTTTCTCCAAAACAAAAggaaatgatgttaatgcctaGAGAAACTCGTCTTGGCATCACTGTCACAG TTAAATCATTTGTGGAACTGGTTAAATACATATTCACCATACCAGGAGTTAAAATCTTCTTGAGTGAGAGGCTTTGTCAAGATCCTCTTGAAAATTACTTTGGCTGCCAAAGGAAACGTGGAGGGAGACATGAAAACCCAAATGTCAATGATTTTTGTAAGAATAGTCAGGCACTGAAAGTAATCAATTCTGTTTGTGGAAGCATTTCAAAAGGAAATTGCCATGGCAAGAAGCAGTCTATAGATATAGAGCAGGAGAGCAGGCCACTTAAGAAACGGTGCAAGGCTAAATGTAGGGACAAATCTTATTCTAAGCTTATAAAGCCACCAAGAGTGTTCAAAAGCAAATTGAAGTTACTGGCAGCCAAAAAGGTTAAAAAAAAGTCATTTGCTCCAAGAAAAGAATTGTTTACAGCTTCAAAATATTTGGATATTCCTGTACAGAAAGTTGTTACTGTTGATATGCCTGCCAGTTCAAGCGATAATCCTAACAGTAATGATGTGCCAGCACCAGTACTTAATGAAAAAGCAACATCAGATGTGACAGAAGCCTCCCATGAATCTTGCTCGAATGATCAGGTGAAAAGTCATAAGCATCAGCAAACTTCTGCAGAAGTAGACATTGTTGAAATGGATGAAAAGGATACACTTGCTGGCAGTCACGATAGAAATGATGTAACAGAAATGGACATATCATTTGAGCAGAAGGCCCATTCTACTGATGATGATATGATTAGTGAGGCACTAGGACCAGGACCTGCGGAGGAAGAATTATCAAGGTGTTGTACCATTACTTTAACACGTCATGACTTCTGGACTTTAAAAGATACCGGATGGTTAAATGACCAA GTGATAAACTGCTACATGAAATTAGTAGCTGAGGCCAACACAGATGTCTACGTATACAGCACATTTTTCTATCCAAAGCTTGTACGTTTTGGTTCCCAGGCAGTGTGCCGGTGGACAAAGGAAACTGATTTATTTAGCAAGAGGTTGTTGTTGGTTCCAGTGCACCTTGGAGAACACTGGTGTTTAGCAAGCATAAGCACAGCTGACCTACAGATTGTTTATTATGACCCGCTGCATGAACCAAATCCAGCATGTTTGGAAGCATTAAAATCATATATTTTAGAGAAATCATCCAACTGTGCCTCTACCACGGAATGGAATTGCTCTACTTCGCAAGGTGTTCCACAACAGACAAATAATTCAGACtgtggtgtgtttgtatgtagaaTTGCTCAGTGCCTGGCTAACAAAACTTCTTTCAACTTTAGTCAATGTGATATGGCTAGCATTAGGCGACAAATGGTATTAGAATTACTTCTGCAAAAGCTGTTGCCTTAA
- the LOC136263840 gene encoding uncharacterized protein — translation MSVMLSWFWLDLCQGLFKTKRANRMSSPSLEENWTFFMQNLQQIIEDHTPTKTSSTRTHLPWMSNTLKWLIRKKQRLYNRARRYHRDTDWSEYKLLQKGVNFKLKHQHKTYVTNLVSSSHNRKSLWHYLKTRKQDNNGIGTLIHPENGNALIHPIEKATVLNDHFKSVFTTDDNSSTIPDKGPSLHPSLPAFEITEQGVYNILTNCDPSKSPGPDSIHPLVLKTTAAEISPMLTHIFKQSLETGTVPSQWKRAYVSPIFKKGQKSDPKTIAPSH, via the coding sequence atgtctgtgatgctatcatggttttggttagatctgtgccagggtttgttcaaaacgaaACGAGCAAATCGCATGTCATCTCCAAGCTTGGAGGAAAACTGGACCTTTTTTATGCAGAATCTTCAGCAAATTATTGAAGACCACACTCCTACCAAAACATCAAGTACTAGAACTCACTTACCATGGATGTCTAACACTTTGAAATGGCTAATCCGAAAGAAGCAAAGACTGTATAATCGAGCCAGGCGCTATCATCGTGACACTGATTGGTCCGAATACAAATTGCTGCAGAAAGGGGTAAACTTTAAACTTAAACACCAGCACAAAACATATGTGACAAATCTTGTATCATCATCACACAACAGAAAATCTCTTTGGCACTACCTGAAAACCCGTAAGCAAGATAACAATGGCATTGGTACATTGATACATCCCGAAAATGGCAATGCTTTAATACACCCAATTGAAAAGGCAACTGTTTTAAATGATCATTTCAAATCTGTATTCACAACTGATGACAACAGCAGTACcattcctgacaaaggtccTTCATTACATCCATCTCTACCAgcatttgaaatcactgaacAAGGAGTTTACAACATTCTAACCAACTGTGATCCATCAAAATCTCCTGGTCCAGACTCCATACATCCACTTGTACTAAAGACAACAGCAGCTGAAATTTCTCCTATGCTTACTCACATATTTAAACAATCGCTAGAAACTGGAACTGTACCATCCCAATGGAAACGTGCCTATGTCAGTCCAATATTCAAGAAAGGCCAAAAATCTGACCCAAAAACTATCGCCCCATCTCATTAA